The nucleotide window TTTTTTACGTCTGATTCCTGACGATAAAATACACGATAAAGATCGAATAACTCAGCTGTCTCGTCCAGGTCTTCCAGGCTTGCTTTTCTAATCTTGTAGTCCATATGCAAATATTACTTTTGTTTGTTTACGCAAAAATACCGCGGAGATGGACTACCTTTATGATCCAGATTTTAATTATTAGGTAGTCCAGAATGTTGCCGTTTGAGCATATTATTATAATTGACAAGGAAAGTAAAGTTGCTGTTTATAAGCAGATAGCTTTTTCTATTACGAATGCTATTCAGCGTGGTACATTGAAGGCTGGTACTCATCTGCCCGGCAGTCGCGAATTAGCGAAATCCCTGGGTGTCCATCGTAAAACAGTGATGGCAGCCTATGATGAATTGAGTGCACAGGATTGGATCATAATTACGCCCAGAAAGCATATTTCGGTTGCTGAACGAATTCCCTTGCTTAAACCCCGGAAGTGGAGTTCGGAACCGTCCGCGTTACCATACCAGCATGACTTTCACATCGGGTTCAGGATAATTGACAATGGAGTTCAGAAAACAAACACCACACCGAATCCGGAGATAATAATTGATGATGGTTGCCCAGATGTCAGGCTGTCACCGATCGATGCGTTGTTGAGAACCTATCGTTCCTATACTTCTTTCAAGTATGCTATTAAAGATGCCAATACCGGCACAGAACAGGGAACTGCTAAACTAAGAGAAGAACTGGCCCATTATCTTTCTGAAACAAGAGGGTTGAATATTTCTGCCAGCAATCTTTTGATAACACATGGCGCACAGATGGGTATTTTTATTGCTTCACGGCTTCTTTTGGAGCCTGGTTCCAATATCATCGTTGGTAAACCAAATTATCCTTCTGCGGGTAGGGCGTTTGAAGAAACAGGAGCTCAACTCATAGAAGTGCGCACCGATGAACATGGGATTAATGTGGACGATATTGAAGCAGTCTGTAAGAAGAAAAAGGTTACTGCCGTGTATGTAATTCCGCACCATCACTATCCGACAACTGTAACACTTAGCGCAGAAAGACGGCTGAAATTATTAGAACTTTCCATCCGGTTTTCATTTGCTATCATTGAAGATGACTATGACTATGATTATCATTATACAACGTCTCCCTATTTACCCTTGGCGAGTTGCAAACATGACGGAAGTGTAATTTATATTGGTTCTTTTTCTAAAATGCTCGATCCATCACTACGTATAGGCTTTATGGTGGCTCCCGAAAATTTTATTACGCAGTGTGTTGCATTGAGAAAAATAATTGATGTTGGGGGTGATGGCTACATGCAAAATGCGTTGGCTGCTTTGATCAAAAACGGGGAACTAAAACGCCATGTCAAAAAAGCAAAGAAATGTTATCATCAACGTAGAGATTTTTTGGATACTTTATTGAGAGAAAAGTTAGGTAAATACATCTCGTATACATTGCCGTCAGGCGGGATGGCAATTTGGGTAAAATTAAATCCGGAATTTTCAGTAACTCAACTGATGTCACATCCTAAACTAAAAGTTACCCGAATTGATATTGAACATAATGCTTTTCGCTTTGGATTTGCTTCAATGAATGAAAAAGAACTGGAACTGGCAGTAGCATTTTTGCACGCGATGCTGGACTAAAACAACATAAAAAACGTTCACGTTTCGGGACACTATCTCAAAAACTGTGTAAATCATAAAAATCGGGGTTTCGCTCGGATTTTTTAATTTTAAAGCATATACAGTTTTATGAAGACAGAAGATTTTTTATCAGACGACTTTCTGAAGCAGTTTAAAACAGCAGATCAGCTAAATAATTTCCTGGCCCAGATTCAGAAGCGGGGCATTGAAAAGATGCTGGAAGGTGAATTGGATAGCCATTTAGGCTATGATAAGCATGAGCCAAATGAAAGCGAAAATAGCCGTAATGGATACGGTAAAAAGAAGATTAAGACCAGCTATGGTGAATCTGAGATAAAAGTTCCCAGAGATCGTGATGCCAGTTTTAACCCTATGATCGTACCTAAACGCGAAGGCATGGTTCAGGGCCTTGAAGAGATAATAGTGTCTTTTTATGCCAAGGGGATGAGCGTGTCTGACATAGAAGAGCAAATAAGAGAAGCCTATAAATTTGACGTTTCGACGGCCACGATCAGCCGCATCACCAGCCGTGTGACCGAAGATATTGTCGCCTGGCAAAACCGACCGTTAGAACCAGTTTATCTCATCGTCTGGATGGATGGCATTGTGTTCAAGGTACGGGAGAACAGCAAAGTAGTGAACAAAACCATCTATATCGCTGTGGGCCTAAAGCGGGATGGCCTCAAAGAAGTCCTGGGAATGTGGCTGGGGAAGAATGAATCAGCTGCCTATTGGATGACTGTACTTACAGATCTGAAGGCCCGTGGCCTGGAAGATATTCTAATAACGGCCACGGATAATCTTAATGGCTTTACTCAGACCATCAAATCGGTGTTCCCACAGTCTGCTACTCAGGTTTGTGTCGTACACCAGATACGCAACAGCTGCCGTTATGTAGTCTGGAAAGATAAAAAGGAGTTTACTACGGACATGAAAGATGTTTATGCAGCACCAACCAGACAAGCTGCCATGGCGGCTCTTGACGCCCTGGATGCTAAATGGAGTACAAAGTATGCATACGCCATCAAAAGCTGGCGCGAAAACTGGGAAGACCTCACTATCTTTTTTGACTTCCCCATGGAGATCAGACAGATCATCTACACGACCAATCTCATCGAAAATCTGAACGGTAAAATTAGAAAATATACCAAAAACAAGCTATCCTTCCCTACTGACGAAGCTGTCCTTAAATCTGTATACCTGGCTTTACGGGAAGTGTCAAAAAAATGGACCATGCCCATTAGAAACTGGGGCATGATCCTAAATCAGTTTTTAACTATTTTTGATAAAAGGGTGAGAATCTAACCTTTAATTTGATCCCCGATTTTTAAGTTTACACACTTATTGAAATAGTCCCCGTTTCGGCGAACGTTTTTTTATGGTAGTGATTTTAATGCCTGGTATTAGTTAGAGCTGGCATCCTTGATGAGCTGCTGCTTATCTTTGTTCAGGTCTTTTTTATCCTGTTGCAGGTCTTTACGTTCGTGTTTCAGTTGTTGTCTGTCTTTACTCAAGCCGCGTTTATCGCTGTTGATGTCTTTTCGGTCGTTCTTCAGGTCTTTGAAGTCAGCATTACGGTCAGTCCTGTCTTTGTTGATATCTTTCCTTTCTGCATTAA belongs to Chitinophaga sp. HK235 and includes:
- a CDS encoding IS256 family transposase, producing MKTEDFLSDDFLKQFKTADQLNNFLAQIQKRGIEKMLEGELDSHLGYDKHEPNESENSRNGYGKKKIKTSYGESEIKVPRDRDASFNPMIVPKREGMVQGLEEIIVSFYAKGMSVSDIEEQIREAYKFDVSTATISRITSRVTEDIVAWQNRPLEPVYLIVWMDGIVFKVRENSKVVNKTIYIAVGLKRDGLKEVLGMWLGKNESAAYWMTVLTDLKARGLEDILITATDNLNGFTQTIKSVFPQSATQVCVVHQIRNSCRYVVWKDKKEFTTDMKDVYAAPTRQAAMAALDALDAKWSTKYAYAIKSWRENWEDLTIFFDFPMEIRQIIYTTNLIENLNGKIRKYTKNKLSFPTDEAVLKSVYLALREVSKKWTMPIRNWGMILNQFLTIFDKRVRI
- a CDS encoding PLP-dependent aminotransferase family protein → MLPFEHIIIIDKESKVAVYKQIAFSITNAIQRGTLKAGTHLPGSRELAKSLGVHRKTVMAAYDELSAQDWIIITPRKHISVAERIPLLKPRKWSSEPSALPYQHDFHIGFRIIDNGVQKTNTTPNPEIIIDDGCPDVRLSPIDALLRTYRSYTSFKYAIKDANTGTEQGTAKLREELAHYLSETRGLNISASNLLITHGAQMGIFIASRLLLEPGSNIIVGKPNYPSAGRAFEETGAQLIEVRTDEHGINVDDIEAVCKKKKVTAVYVIPHHHYPTTVTLSAERRLKLLELSIRFSFAIIEDDYDYDYHYTTSPYLPLASCKHDGSVIYIGSFSKMLDPSLRIGFMVAPENFITQCVALRKIIDVGGDGYMQNALAALIKNGELKRHVKKAKKCYHQRRDFLDTLLREKLGKYISYTLPSGGMAIWVKLNPEFSVTQLMSHPKLKVTRIDIEHNAFRFGFASMNEKELELAVAFLHAMLD